One window of Electrophorus electricus isolate fEleEle1 chromosome 24, fEleEle1.pri, whole genome shotgun sequence genomic DNA carries:
- the ap4b1 gene encoding AP-4 complex subunit beta-1: MPYLGCEETVKELKRALSNPNIQADRLRYRSYITRVIRSMTQGLDVSALFMDMVKASATVDVVQKKLVYLYMCTYASHKPDLALLAINTLRKDCADPNPMVRGLALRNMCNFRMPGITEYIQQPILTGLRDKASYVRRVAVLGCAKMHSLRPSTEIDPSIVNELYALLRDPDPVVMVNCLRALEEILREEGGVVINKPIAHHLLNRLKDLDSWAQSEVLIFLMRYRPRGDDELFDVLSLLDEFLQSVHTPVMAATLRLFLRLAAAHPAVQADALLRARGPLLAACGSASRELRFAGLCHVQQVLRSQPALYSGQYKRFFCGYSEPGYIKLRKMEILVELVNDENVVLVLEELKSYCTDVSPELAQAAIAAIGHIGRTYTEKCLDILTGLLALQQEHVTSAVIRTFRDLVWFCPQSIGAVCRAVEVCGENPQDTEGKQALLWLLGMHGEQISSAPYVLEGFIDGIKAELSSAVKTELLTAALKLFLCRPAETQDMLGRLLHYCIDEESDMCVRDRALLYYRLLQCGVDEARKILLGPESDPSMTVLAGRPEEPVGCWASGFNTLGPLAGADAHPDAPPADSSAQHCHSTEEEVVSKPPCQACPESAGAAEGPRNTGDSQEEPGLTLGPPLSHEAFERLWVELRVLHRQTLGFPPPAAPPETLQAVLQLVKVQALAFSRCEARPWKAYVCARAGSTLVLAELLHGDPAVPDSQDALLLSVKQRPENLQAIRGFVSVLHNALQTLSSDRT; this comes from the exons ATGCCGTACTTGGGCTGTGAGGAGACGGTGAAGGAGCTGAAGAGGGCACTGTCTAACCCCAACATCCAAGCGGACCGGCTCCGCTACAGGAGCTACATCACCCGCGTAATCCG GTCAATGACCCAAGGTCTGGATGTCTCCGCTCTGTTCATGGACATGGTGAAGGCCAGCGCCACAGTGGACGTCGTTCAGAAAAAACTCGTCTACCTCTACATGTGCACGTACGCCAGCCACAAGCCTGACCTGGCCCTGCTGGCCATCAACACGCTTCGCAAGGACTGCGCCGATCCTAACCCCATGGTGCGCGGCCTGGCCCTCAGGAACATGTGCAACTTCAG GATGCCAGGCATCACAGAGTACATCCAACAGCCCATTCTGACCGGGCTGAGGGACAAGGCTTCATATGTAAGAAGAGTGGCAGTGCTTGGCTGTGCCAAAATGCACAGTCTCCGTCCCAGCACAGAGATAG ACCCCAGCATCGTCAACGAGCTGTATGCCCTGCTGAGGGATCCCGACCCCGTGGTGATGGTGAACTGTCTCCGAGCCCTAGAGGAGATCCTgagagaggagggtggagtGGTGATCAACAAGCCCATCGCGCATCACCTCCTCAACAG ATTGAAGGATTTGGACAGCTGGGCACAGAGCGAAGTTCTCATCTTCCTCATGCGCTACCGTCCCCGCGGCGACGACGAGCTCTTCGACGTCCTCAGCCTGCTGGATGAATTCCTCCAAAGCGTTCATACGCCCGTCATGGCGGCCACGCTCCGCCTCTTCCTGCGTTTAGCCGCCGCCCACCCTGCTGTGCAGGCCGACGCGCTCCTGCGTGCCCGCGGCCCCCTGTTGGCTGCCTGTGGTTCTGCGTCACGTGAGCTGCGCTTCGCTGGCCTGTGTCACGTCCAGCAGGTTCTGCGCAGCCAGCCAGCCTTGTACAGCGGTCAATACAAGCGCTTCTTCTGCGGTTACTCCGAGCCCGGCTACATAAAGCTCCGTAAGATGGAGATCCTGGTGGAGCTGGTCAATGATGAGAATGTGGTTCTGGttctggaggagctgaagagcTACTGCACTGATGTGTCACCTGAGCTGGCTCAGGCAGCCATCGCAGCCATCG GTCATATTGGCAGAACATACACTGAGAAGTGTCTGGACATCCTGACAGGATTACTGGCACTGCAGCAAGAGCATGTGACCTCTG CAGTGATCCGGACGTTCAGGGACCTGGTGTGGTTCTGTCCTCAGAGCATCGGGGCCGTGTGTCGGGCCGTCGAGGTCTGCGGCGAGAACCCCCAGGACACCGAG GGTAAACAGGCTCTCTTGTGGCTGCTGGGGATGCATGGGGAGCAGATCAGCAGCGCCCCCTATGTGCTGGAGGGCTTTATAGACGGGATAAAGGCCGAGCTCTCCTCCGCGGTGAAAACGGAGCTGCTCACAGCCGCCCTGAAGCTGTTTCTGTGTCGTCCCGCTGAGACGCAGGACATGCTGGGTCGTCTCCTGCACTACTGCATCG ACGAGGAGAGTGACATGTGCGTGCGTGATCGCGCCTTGCTGTATTACCGGCTGCTGCAGTGCGGGGTGGACGAAGCCCGGAAGATTTTGCTGGGGCCCGAGTCCGACCCGTCCATGACGGTCCTCGCCGGCCGGCCCGAGGAGCCTGTGGGCTGCTGGGCGTCTGGCTTCAACACGCTGGGGCCCCTGGCGGGAGCGGACGCCCACCCGGACGCCCCTCCTGCCGACAGCTCCGCCCAGCACTGCCACAGCACGGAGGAGGAAGTGGTTTCTAAACCTCCATGCCAGGCCTGCCCAGAATCAGCAG GAGCCGCGGAGGGGCCGCGCAACACGGGCGACTCCCAAGAAGAGCCGGGTCTCACCCTGGGACCTCCGCTGTCCCACGAGGCCTTCGAAcggctgtgggtggagctgcgGGTCCTCCACCGGCAGACTCTGGGCTTCCCGCCACCTGCTGCCCCTCCGGAGACCCTGCAGGCCGTGCTGCAGCTAGTGAAGGTCCAGGCGCTGGCCTTCAGCCGCTGCGAGGCCCGACCCTGGAAGGCCTACGTGTGCGCCAGGGCCGGGAGCACCCTGGTGCTGGCCGAGCTCCTGCACGGCGACCCCGCGGTGCCCGACAGCCAGGATGCACTGCTGCTCTCGGTCAAGCAGAGGCCCGAGAACCTGCAGGCCATAAGgggctttgtgtctgtgcttcaCAATGCTCTACAGACCCTCAGCTCGGACAGGACATGA